DNA sequence from the Pirellulales bacterium genome:
TCGATGTTATGGATCAAGAAGTCGCTGAACGCGCCGCCGCTGGCCCAAAGGAAGCCGTGGAAGTGTTGGATCTGCCACATTAACTCCGACATTCCCTTGGGGGCCAAACCCGTGAATGCGCTGCCGGTCTCGCCCGTCACACGATAAGCTCGCAGCAGCGTGAGATCTCCCAATTCTCCGTTCTTGATGCGGTCGAACAACTCGTAACGAGCCCGGCAATGCCGGCACATCAGGCCGACGCCGACTTTGAGGTTTTTCTTTTTCGCATCTTCGTTGATGGCAAACATCTTGCGCGACGAGGGGCCATCGACTGAAACGGGCTTTTCCATAAACACATTCAAGCCCTTCTCGACGGCATATTTGAAGAACACCCAGCGGAACGCCGGCGGCGTGGCAAAAATCGCCACGTCTCCTGGCTTCAGGCAATCCATCGCTTGCTTGTAGCCCTCGAAGCTGACGAAGCGGCGGTCTTCGGGAACGTCGATCTTGTCGGCAAGATGATTCTTCCGCGAGAGTTCATTGAAGCTATTCGACAGCCGGTCGTGAAACACGTCGGCCATCGCGACCAGCTTGATCGGGCCGTTGTTGACCGAAAGCGCTTGTTCGGCAGCCCCCGTGCCGCGTCCACCACAGCCGATCAGGGCGACTTTAATGGTATTTTCTTCGGCGGCGTATACTTTCGGAATTGCCACGCCCGCCAGTGCTGTGGCGGCGGCGACGCGGCCGGTGGTTTGCAGAAATTCGCGGCGAGAACTACCTGTGGTGGAACGATCGGTCATCGTCTAGGCTCCAGCAAGAAGAAATGTGGGCAGGTGCATGCGCGCGAAATACGGGGGGATCATCGCACGGCAAGGGAACCCATATTATGCGCTACGGCCATCCGCGATGGAATTACCAGAACGAGGAAGATTTCGTACTTCCCGTACATTCGTTCCACGACGGTTCGTGGCCGTTTCCGTTCGGTTCGACGTCGATCGGACGGAATATGAACTCACGAATTCCTGCGCGAGAATGACCTTGCGAAAGTGGAGATGGCACGAGGTTTATTGCGACGTGGGTTCCAAACGCGAAATCAAACGTCGGCCGGGCACGCGCGGCCATCGTCGGATTGCCCACGGAGCGCCGGCAAAGTTGCATCAAATCGCATTCTGAACGGCAACGGACGCCAGGCCGGGCGGCCTGTTTCTCGGCAGCCGGCGAGAAAAGTTGGCTGAAATCACGCTTTTACGCGGACGGCGCGGGCGCTTGGCCGTCAGGGGCATTACTTCTTCGCAAGCATGAAAGAATCCGATTGAATCGCGGAAATAGTCCGCTATTGTAGAGATGTGCCCACCAACAGCAGTCGCTCGTCCCAAGCGGCTGTTGCCCCCATGCATGGTGGGCATTTTTATTGCGCGGAGCCTTTTTCGCTTCGGCCGAAAGATGTTCTTGCGATCTTGCTTGCTCGCAGCCATTGAATGGCAAATGATGTAGCCACGCATCGGCCGCGCCGCCGATGTGCAAATGCCGCAGGTGCGTGATCCGCGGCTCAAATTGGAACTGTTCGCGGCCGAGCCTGACATCGTGAGGCCGACCGGCGTGGGCGAAATGATTACGGGCCTGGAACCGCGGATGACCACGCAAGAAATCTGCGATTTTCGGGCGTTCCTGCAGCGCCGCAATTGAACTTCACCGACTCGATGGTTGGCGATTACGTCCAGGCGACGAAGGTTGGCTGCGTTTTCGCTTGCGACACCAAGAGAGCGGCCCGTTTGCCGTCGGTGAAATAGGGATCGCCGGTGAGATTCCTGCGCGGATTCGACGGCTGGCACGCCTGGACGCCGTCGACATAACCGGCCAGTTCGAGCCGGCCGATTTGCAGCAGATCTTCGACCACATAATCGCGGGCTTCGTCGACGTCGGGATCGATGCGATGAGTGGTAAGGTTCCAAGTCCGCCAGGTGAATCGCACGCCGATGTCGCGGCTGACTTGACCGACCCAGACAGGCTGACCTCGAAAGCGCAGCGGCGTCGCCCACAGCCGCAAGTGAAGTCGCTCGTTGATCGATTTGCGAACTCGTTGCAGGGCGAAGTCTTGTTGGCGGCCGAAAAGGTACAGCGAGCTGACCGGCGAGTAGCGATAATCCCAGCCCGTCAAGAATGCTCGAAAAGTTTTCCAGGAGGTGGCGATCGAAATCAGTTCGGTTTCATCCCACCGAGCGCCAAACGCGCTCAGCAGCGTGGCGAACTGGCCGGCGACCAGGAGATTCACTGGATCGCCTTCGCGCGAGCCGCGGCGGTTGGTCACGGCGCGCGGCATCGCGGCCAGGCGTTTTTGCAGCTCCGCGAGGTCGCAATCGACGGTTGTTTCGGGACGACCCAGGCCAAGAAACTCACGACGCAAGTAGTCTAGATCGAGGCCCGGCACGGCGACGTGAAAGGTGAACTCTTTCGCGCCGCCAGCGCCGAGCAATCGCACGCAGACGACTTTGCTGCCGATGTCCAGATTGGTGAATACGAAGCCTTCCGACTGCTGGCCGGAATGGATCGGCCGTAAATGAAATGCTTGCGATTGGAAATACGTATCCATCCGACGATTGCCGCGCCACGCGCCGAATAGCTTCAGCGGCAAGATCCACAAGAACGGCCAAAACAGCAGCGCGAGGAAGCCAAAGCCGAGGAATCGCTTGCCGCTGGAAAAGTGATTCACCGAGGCGGCCTCGTGGGGCGAAAAGTAGTTGGGGTCGAGTGTCAACAAGTTCAACCGATAGGGCGTCTGATCCCCGTTAACAACCTTGAGCCACACCGGCTGCACGCCGCGGCGCGCCATCGGTACGCCGAAGAACTTGCGGCTCTCGATGGCGTCGAGTACGGCGACGGTCACTTCGAGGTCGCCGTCGCGTTGCGTTTGGGCACGCTCGAGGAACGAACGATCGCCGGGCCGTGGCGTATAGGGAACCAGCAGCCGCCGTAGAATGGGAATGCGATCGATGGCCATGTTCAACTCTGTAACATTTGCCGGCGGTCGTCGCTGCGGGCCTGCTCGGCGAGCGATTGGAGCGTCCGGCGAGCGAGATCTTCCTGGATCGGTCGCGGCCCGCGCCGACCGACGATGCGGTAAAAGTTTTCGGAAAAGATCTGCTTCGTCACCGTTGGCGGCAGCCCCAAGCCGTGCAAGTCGGGACGCTCGTCGGGGGTCATCGCTGGGTCGTCAGGAACCGGAAATACATCGTCGGTTTCCAGAAATTTTCGGACCATCACACCGCGATCGGGGCTGGAGCAATGATCGCACAGGCCGATGT
Encoded proteins:
- a CDS encoding Gfo/Idh/MocA family oxidoreductase, with translation MTDRSTTGSSRREFLQTTGRVAAATALAGVAIPKVYAAEENTIKVALIGCGGRGTGAAEQALSVNNGPIKLVAMADVFHDRLSNSFNELSRKNHLADKIDVPEDRRFVSFEGYKQAMDCLKPGDVAIFATPPAFRWVFFKYAVEKGLNVFMEKPVSVDGPSSRKMFAINEDAKKKNLKVGVGLMCRHCRARYELFDRIKNGELGDLTLLRAYRVTGETGSAFTGLAPKGMSELMWQIQHFHGFLWASGGAFSDFLIHNIDECCWMKDAWPIEAKGYGGRHYRGNNVDQNFDTYSVEYTFPDGGKLMLEGRGMNGCDDEFASYAHGTKNSAVISTSSHSPAKCRIYGGQRINHKDDLIWEFGRPEPNPYQMEWDDLIAAVRNNTPYNEVDRGVMASLVTSMGRMACHTGKTITFDEISNCEHEFAPNLEQLTFESPAPLQLNDSGKYPVPMPGLVNTREYAS
- a CDS encoding LssY C-terminal domain-containing protein, which encodes MAIDRIPILRRLLVPYTPRPGDRSFLERAQTQRDGDLEVTVAVLDAIESRKFFGVPMARRGVQPVWLKVVNGDQTPYRLNLLTLDPNYFSPHEAASVNHFSSGKRFLGFGFLALLFWPFLWILPLKLFGAWRGNRRMDTYFQSQAFHLRPIHSGQQSEGFVFTNLDIGSKVVCVRLLGAGGAKEFTFHVAVPGLDLDYLRREFLGLGRPETTVDCDLAELQKRLAAMPRAVTNRRGSREGDPVNLLVAGQFATLLSAFGARWDETELISIATSWKTFRAFLTGWDYRYSPVSSLYLFGRQQDFALQRVRKSINERLHLRLWATPLRFRGQPVWVGQVSRDIGVRFTWRTWNLTTHRIDPDVDEARDYVVEDLLQIGRLELAGYVDGVQACQPSNPRRNLTGDPYFTDGKRAALLVSQAKTQPTFVAWT